In Serratia sp. FDAARGOS_506, a genomic segment contains:
- a CDS encoding Rrf2 family transcriptional regulator, producing MAYITTSVEYGIHCLLWLVGDNQRALSSRELAELQGISPSFLAKIFPKLEKAGIVAASEGVRGGYRLARPADEISFLAIIDAIEGHKPLFDCQEVRGRCAVFDDSPPDWAVSGKCAIHAVMLQAEKAMRDALAAQTLGAVAARFGRKAPQGFFGEVNLWLDERMTERTARSGKTARTKT from the coding sequence ATGGCGTATATCACAACCAGCGTTGAATATGGCATCCACTGCCTGCTGTGGCTGGTCGGCGATAACCAGCGCGCGCTCAGCAGCCGCGAACTCGCCGAGCTGCAGGGCATCTCCCCCAGCTTTCTGGCCAAGATTTTCCCCAAGCTGGAAAAGGCGGGGATCGTCGCCGCCAGCGAAGGAGTGCGCGGCGGCTACCGCCTGGCCCGCCCGGCGGACGAGATCAGCTTTTTGGCGATCATTGACGCCATCGAAGGGCACAAGCCGCTGTTCGATTGCCAGGAGGTGCGCGGGCGCTGCGCGGTGTTTGATGACTCCCCACCGGACTGGGCGGTCTCCGGCAAATGCGCTATCCATGCGGTAATGCTGCAGGCGGAGAAGGCGATGCGCGACGCGCTGGCGGCGCAGACCCTCGGCGCCGTCGCGGCCCGCTTTGGCCGCAAGGCGCCGCAGGGCTTCTTCGGTGAGGTCAACCTCTGGCTTGACGAGCGCATGACGGAGCGCACCGCGCGCAGCGGCAAAACGGCGCGCACCAAAACCTAA
- a CDS encoding glycine cleavage system transcriptional repressor — translation MVTPLSTTGSAILPQSDEHYLVITALGADRPGIVNTITRHVSSCGCNIEDSRLAMLGEEFTFIMLLSGSWNAITLIESTLPQKGAELDLLIVMKRTNSHERPPMPATVWVQVEVKDSPHIIERFTDLFDSSQMNIAELVSRTQPADGDLPPQLYIQITAHSSGDRDASNIEQAFHRLCTELNAQGSISVVNYPQHDEKDGE, via the coding sequence ATGGTAACCCCATTAAGCACGACAGGAAGCGCTATTTTGCCTCAGTCAGACGAACACTATCTCGTGATTACCGCGCTCGGCGCCGACCGCCCCGGAATCGTCAATACCATCACCCGCCACGTCAGTAGTTGCGGATGCAATATCGAAGATAGCCGTCTGGCCATGCTGGGGGAGGAATTCACGTTCATCATGCTGCTGTCCGGCAGCTGGAACGCCATTACCCTGATCGAATCCACCCTGCCGCAAAAAGGCGCGGAGCTGGATCTGCTGATCGTGATGAAGCGCACAAACTCGCATGAAAGGCCGCCGATGCCGGCCACGGTGTGGGTGCAGGTGGAAGTGAAGGACTCGCCGCACATCATCGAACGCTTTACCGATCTGTTCGACTCCAGCCAGATGAATATCGCCGAACTGGTTTCGCGCACGCAGCCGGCGGACGGCGACCTGCCGCCACAGCTGTATATCCAAATCACCGCCCACAGCTCCGGCGATCGGGACGCCTCAAATATTGAGCAAGCCTTCCATCGCCTATGTACAGAATTGAACGCGCAAGGCAGTATTAGCGTGGTGAACTATCCACAGCATGACGAGAAAGATGGAGAGTAG
- the dapA gene encoding 4-hydroxy-tetrahydrodipicolinate synthase yields the protein MFTGSIVALVTPMDDKGAVDRASLKKLIDYHVASGTAAIVSVGTTGESATLAHDEHVDVVLQTLELADGRIPVIAGTGANATAEAIALTTRFANTGVVGCLTVTPYYNKPTQEGLYQHFKAIAESTELPQILYNVPSRTGCDMLPPTIARLAKIKNIVAVKEATGNLSRVSQIQVLVDDEDFILLSGDDASGLDFMQLGGKGVISVTANVAAREMAELCALAAQGKFAEARRLNQRLMPLHQDLFVEANPIPVKWACKALGLMATDTLRLPMTPLSEAARPVVERALKSVGLL from the coding sequence ATGTTTACGGGAAGTATTGTTGCACTGGTTACGCCGATGGACGACAAAGGTGCTGTCGATCGCGCGAGCCTAAAAAAATTGATCGATTATCATGTAGCCAGTGGCACCGCGGCGATCGTTTCCGTAGGGACCACCGGCGAGTCCGCAACGCTTGCCCATGACGAGCACGTTGACGTGGTGCTGCAGACGCTGGAGCTGGCCGACGGCCGCATCCCGGTGATCGCCGGCACCGGCGCCAACGCCACCGCCGAAGCCATCGCGCTCACCACCCGCTTCGCCAATACCGGCGTCGTGGGCTGCCTGACGGTGACGCCGTACTACAATAAGCCGACGCAGGAAGGGCTGTACCAGCACTTCAAGGCGATCGCCGAGAGCACCGAGCTGCCGCAGATCCTGTATAACGTGCCTTCGCGCACCGGCTGCGACATGCTGCCGCCGACCATCGCTCGGCTGGCGAAAATCAAGAATATTGTTGCTGTAAAAGAAGCGACGGGGAACTTAAGTCGCGTTAGTCAGATCCAAGTGCTGGTTGACGATGAAGACTTCATTTTGCTGAGCGGCGACGACGCCAGCGGGCTGGACTTCATGCAACTGGGCGGCAAAGGGGTGATTTCCGTGACGGCCAACGTGGCCGCGCGCGAGATGGCGGAACTTTGCGCGCTGGCGGCGCAGGGCAAGTTTGCCGAAGCGCGCCGCTTAAATCAGCGCTTGATGCCGTTGCATCAGGATCTATTTGTAGAAGCAAACCCAATTCCGGTGAAGTGGGCCTGTAAGGCGTTGGGATTGATGGCAACCGATACGCTGCGTCTGCCGATGACGCCGTTGAGCGAAGCCGCCCGCCCGGTGGTGGAGCGCGCGCTGAAAAGCGTCGGTTTGCTGTAA
- a CDS encoding Lrp/AsnC family transcriptional regulator gives MDKIDRKILAELQADGRLSVTELAERIGLSVSPCHRRVRALEESGVIRGYRAQLDPGSLGYNFSALVFVTMREGDRRAVETFENAMMDIPQVVQAQRLFGDPDYLLHVIARDLPAFQQLYDEKLSALPGVQRLSSTLVMKTVVPERSFLPLGQ, from the coding sequence ATGGATAAGATTGATCGCAAGATTCTTGCTGAACTGCAGGCCGACGGGCGATTGTCCGTGACCGAGCTGGCCGAACGGATCGGTTTGAGCGTGTCCCCCTGCCACCGCCGGGTGCGAGCGTTAGAGGAGTCCGGGGTGATCAGGGGTTACCGAGCCCAGCTCGATCCTGGCAGCCTGGGCTATAACTTTTCCGCCCTGGTGTTCGTCACCATGCGCGAAGGCGATCGCCGCGCCGTTGAAACCTTCGAAAACGCCATGATGGACATTCCACAGGTGGTGCAGGCGCAGCGGCTGTTTGGCGATCCCGACTACCTGTTGCACGTGATCGCCCGCGATCTGCCCGCCTTTCAACAGCTTTACGACGAGAAACTCTCCGCTCTGCCGGGCGTGCAGCGCCTGAGCTCCACGCTGGTGATGAAAACTGTGGTGCCGGAGCGCTCATTCCTGCCATTGGGCCAATAA
- a CDS encoding GNAT family N-acetyltransferase, with amino-acid sequence MTIPAPREWRRADYLVSTEPALLDLDAIHAFLTRSSWAEGIDKETVRQSLSHSLCFGLYHGTRQIGFARLVTDYATFGYLCDVYVLETHQKGGLGLWLAECCQAHPLMATLRRIMLVTSTAPWLYEKVGYTAINCPDFVWQIARPDIYRR; translated from the coding sequence ATGACAATCCCTGCCCCACGGGAGTGGCGGCGTGCTGACTATCTCGTCAGCACCGAGCCCGCCCTGCTGGATCTTGACGCCATTCATGCGTTTCTGACCCGTTCGTCATGGGCGGAGGGCATTGATAAAGAGACCGTTCGCCAGTCCCTCTCCCACAGCCTGTGCTTCGGTTTGTATCACGGCACCAGACAAATTGGTTTCGCCCGGCTGGTCACCGATTACGCCACCTTCGGCTATCTGTGCGACGTTTACGTGCTGGAGACGCATCAAAAAGGCGGGTTGGGCCTGTGGCTGGCGGAATGCTGCCAGGCCCATCCACTGATGGCGACGCTGCGGCGAATCATGCTGGTCACCAGCACCGCCCCCTGGCTCTACGAAAAAGTGGGCTATACCGCCATCAACTGCCCCGATTTTGTTTGGCAGATCGCCCGCCCGGACATCTACCGACGGTAA
- a CDS encoding helix-turn-helix transcriptional regulator, with amino-acid sequence MSEKVNRPTEFGADVQTVSEAVSRRIKQQRKNQKLSLDELSRRAGVSKGMLVEIEKGSANPSIAILCKLAAALGLSVADIVNVTRAPAAYLIESQDIPTLWHGDRGGSARLLAGTRGPNMIELWRWKMAPGEAYASGGHPAGTFELLHVEQGVLSLAVEQTELRITPGCSAVARTDGPHRYANEGEDTLIFTMTVAELHA; translated from the coding sequence ATGAGCGAAAAAGTCAACAGACCGACCGAGTTCGGCGCCGACGTGCAAACCGTCAGCGAAGCGGTGTCGCGCCGCATCAAACAGCAGCGAAAAAACCAAAAGCTGTCGCTGGACGAATTGTCGCGCCGGGCGGGCGTCAGCAAGGGCATGCTGGTAGAGATCGAGAAAGGCAGCGCCAATCCCAGCATCGCCATCCTGTGCAAACTCGCGGCGGCGCTGGGCCTGTCGGTGGCGGACATCGTCAACGTGACCCGCGCACCCGCCGCCTACCTGATTGAAAGCCAAGACATTCCCACGCTGTGGCATGGCGATCGCGGCGGCTCGGCCCGCTTGCTGGCTGGCACCCGTGGCCCGAACATGATAGAACTGTGGCGCTGGAAAATGGCGCCGGGGGAAGCCTATGCATCGGGCGGCCATCCGGCGGGCACCTTCGAGCTGTTGCACGTTGAACAAGGCGTCTTGAGCCTTGCCGTCGAACAAACCGAGCTCAGGATTACGCCAGGCTGTTCGGCGGTCGCCAGAACGGACGGCCCTCACCGTTACGCCAACGAGGGCGAAGACACGCTGATTTTCACCATGACGGTCGCCGAACTGCACGCCTGA
- a CDS encoding B3/4 domain-containing protein, which translates to MILVDPSIDPAVAVLAPGFRALSITVAAAPITNPDVGALALAQACRALGEEDVPWAEAHLSAWRDVFMQFGAKPKRTSCSADALRKRALRDGSMPSIDPVVDLYNAVSIRYAVPVGGENIAAYVGEPRLIVADGSELFDTVKEGVVIHESPEAGEVVWRDDRGVTCRRWNWRQGVRTRLSAEAERMWFILESLPAMPLAALHAAGDELIAGLRQMMPGVTVEQRLIGCAS; encoded by the coding sequence ATGATTTTAGTCGATCCGTCAATCGATCCGGCCGTCGCTGTGCTGGCGCCCGGTTTCCGGGCGTTAAGCATTACCGTGGCCGCGGCTCCCATAACCAACCCGGACGTGGGGGCGCTGGCGTTAGCGCAGGCCTGTCGCGCCCTCGGCGAGGAGGACGTGCCCTGGGCAGAGGCGCATCTTTCGGCCTGGCGCGATGTTTTCATGCAGTTTGGTGCCAAGCCCAAGCGTACGTCCTGTTCCGCCGACGCCTTGCGCAAGCGCGCGCTGCGCGATGGCTCGATGCCCAGCATCGATCCGGTGGTCGATCTCTACAACGCCGTCAGCATTCGTTATGCGGTGCCGGTGGGGGGCGAGAATATCGCGGCTTATGTCGGTGAGCCGCGGCTGATCGTCGCGGATGGCAGCGAGCTGTTTGATACTGTCAAGGAGGGAGTGGTGATCCATGAATCGCCGGAGGCGGGGGAGGTGGTCTGGCGCGACGATCGCGGCGTGACCTGCCGCCGCTGGAACTGGCGTCAGGGCGTCAGAACCCGGTTGAGCGCCGAGGCCGAACGGATGTGGTTCATCCTGGAGAGCCTGCCGGCAATGCCGTTGGCGGCGCTGCACGCGGCGGGCGATGAATTGATTGCCGGTTTACGGCAAATGATGCCCGGCGTCACGGTAGAGCAACGGCTCATCGGCTGCGCCTCGTAA
- a CDS encoding acyltransferase, translating to MRENLNQIQWLRGIAAVVVIFTHIMGKAYSTGWSGVAFERGGIGVDIFFIISGFIMMYVCDGKPQTSVKFIKNRALRILPLHYLIIVPLLLVYSVKPGLINSTFSGTYIIESVFLIPVKIGSYQYLNPVVWTLCYEMMFYIIFSLFLSFNDIRKTAFCTVVVILSLVIVGFIYSGDSPLVLGITNSISVEFCMGMMLYLLYKNEKLKVNPYVMIGAAIVLYFVFDKTSLPRFVICGLPSAVLFVGFINLKNKFIRPLNVLGDISYEIYISHILVVTAVYMVLNTIGIHSLAIYIAACVTAIIFVGLALHYGYTNKINGFVRRRRVATNKLNDNA from the coding sequence ATGCGGGAAAACCTTAATCAAATACAATGGCTGCGGGGAATTGCTGCAGTTGTTGTCATTTTTACCCATATCATGGGAAAAGCTTACTCAACAGGGTGGTCGGGGGTCGCTTTTGAGAGAGGCGGTATTGGTGTTGACATATTCTTCATTATTTCAGGCTTCATAATGATGTATGTTTGTGATGGAAAACCGCAAACCTCGGTGAAATTTATAAAGAATAGAGCATTGAGGATATTGCCACTTCATTATTTAATTATTGTTCCCTTACTGTTGGTATATTCAGTTAAACCGGGGCTGATAAACAGTACATTTAGCGGGACATATATTATAGAGTCTGTCTTTCTAATACCTGTTAAAATTGGGAGCTATCAATATCTAAACCCAGTTGTGTGGACCTTATGTTATGAAATGATGTTTTATATAATATTCTCTTTGTTCTTGTCGTTTAATGACATCAGGAAAACTGCATTCTGCACTGTCGTTGTTATCTTATCTCTGGTTATTGTCGGCTTTATATATAGTGGTGATTCACCTCTGGTGTTAGGTATTACCAACAGTATATCTGTTGAGTTTTGTATGGGGATGATGCTCTATCTGCTTTATAAAAACGAAAAGTTGAAAGTCAATCCATACGTAATGATTGGGGCTGCTATTGTCCTTTATTTTGTCTTCGATAAAACTTCGCTTCCACGATTTGTTATTTGTGGTTTGCCCTCAGCCGTTCTCTTTGTTGGTTTTATAAATTTAAAAAACAAGTTCATACGTCCTCTCAATGTTTTAGGGGATATTTCTTACGAGATTTATATTTCCCACATATTGGTTGTGACTGCTGTGTATATGGTTCTTAACACTATTGGTATTCATAGTCTAGCGATTTACATTGCCGCTTGTGTCACGGCTATTATCTTTGTGGGGCTGGCTTTGCATTACGGCTATACCAATAAGATAAATGGTTTTGTACGGAGGAGAAGAGTTGCAACTAATAAATTGAATGATAACGCATGA
- a CDS encoding NAD(P)/FAD-dependent oxidoreductase yields the protein MTQKIVIAGSGFAGFWAAVSAMRAITLAGKQDDIEVLMVSPTPTVTIRPRLYEAVLENMNPDISAQLAAVGARHLAGTVERLDAAAKTLTVVQATGESLELAYDRLVWATGSRLSVPAVPGFAEYGFNVDTLESAQRLDAHIKALAAKPSTPARNTAVVVGAGLTGLESAAEMPQRLRDVLGKDENVRVVIVDTAPEVGAGMGAEPGAVIRQALAECGVEARAGLRVSAIDAEGVMLSNGERIAANTVILAAGVRAHPLTEQIPGERDGNGRVIGDAFLRAPAAAGIFVTGDTVKAATDELGNHNLMTCQHAMSLGRVAGHNAAAELAGLPTHPYSQPKYVTCLDLGPWGALYTEGWERQVRFTRQEGKKIKQEINTQWIYPPAADREALFAVANPDFVIVP from the coding sequence ATGACGCAGAAAATAGTGATTGCCGGTTCCGGTTTTGCCGGTTTTTGGGCCGCCGTGTCCGCCATGCGCGCCATTACCCTCGCCGGTAAGCAGGACGATATCGAGGTGCTCATGGTCTCGCCGACGCCAACGGTTACCATCCGGCCGCGCTTGTATGAAGCGGTGCTGGAAAACATGAACCCAGACATTTCCGCACAGCTCGCCGCGGTCGGCGCGCGGCACCTGGCCGGGACGGTAGAGCGCCTCGATGCCGCCGCCAAGACGCTCACTGTGGTGCAGGCGACGGGGGAGTCCCTTGAATTGGCCTACGATCGTCTGGTGTGGGCCACCGGCAGTCGGCTTTCCGTGCCTGCGGTACCGGGCTTTGCCGAATACGGTTTCAACGTCGATACGCTGGAAAGCGCGCAGCGTTTGGATGCCCATATCAAAGCGCTGGCGGCCAAACCGTCGACGCCGGCGCGTAACACCGCCGTGGTGGTGGGAGCGGGGCTGACCGGGTTGGAGAGTGCGGCGGAGATGCCGCAGCGGCTGCGGGATGTGCTGGGCAAAGACGAGAACGTGCGTGTAGTGATCGTCGATACCGCGCCGGAAGTGGGCGCCGGGATGGGTGCGGAGCCGGGGGCGGTGATACGCCAGGCGCTGGCGGAATGCGGCGTGGAAGCGCGAGCCGGCCTGCGCGTCTCGGCTATCGACGCTGAGGGGGTGATGCTGTCGAACGGTGAGCGCATCGCCGCCAACACGGTGATCCTGGCGGCGGGCGTGCGGGCGCATCCGCTGACCGAGCAGATCCCCGGCGAGCGCGACGGCAACGGCCGGGTGATCGGCGACGCCTTCCTGCGCGCGCCGGCGGCGGCGGGCATTTTCGTGACCGGCGATACGGTGAAGGCGGCGACCGACGAGCTCGGTAATCACAACCTGATGACCTGCCAGCATGCGATGAGCCTTGGCCGCGTGGCCGGCCACAATGCGGCGGCGGAGCTGGCGGGGTTGCCGACGCACCCGTACAGCCAGCCGAAGTATGTGACCTGCCTGGACCTGGGGCCCTGGGGTGCACTGTATACCGAAGGCTGGGAGCGCCAGGTACGCTTTACCCGTCAGGAAGGCAAAAAGATTAAACAGGAGATCAACACGCAGTGGATTTACCCACCGGCGGCGGATCGCGAGGCGCTGTTCGCCGTCGCCAATCCGGATTTCGTGATTGTGCCTTAA
- the purC gene encoding phosphoribosylaminoimidazolesuccinocarboxamide synthase — protein sequence MQKLAELYRGKAKTVYTTENPDLLVLEFRNDTSALDGQRIEQFDRKGMVNNKFNHFIMSKLEEAGIPTQMERLLSDNEVLVKKLDMVPVECVIRNRAAGSLVKRLGIEEGLVLNPPLFDLFLKNDAMHDPMVNESYCETFGWVSKEHLARMRELSYRANDVLTKLFDDAGLILVDFKLEFGLFNGEVVLGDEFSPDGSRLWDKNTLDKMDKDRFRQSLGGLIEAYEEVARRIGVKLD from the coding sequence ATGCAAAAGCTAGCTGAGCTGTATCGCGGAAAGGCAAAAACCGTTTACACCACCGAGAATCCCGATCTGTTGGTGTTGGAGTTCCGCAACGATACGTCAGCACTGGATGGTCAGCGCATTGAGCAGTTCGATCGCAAAGGCATGGTGAACAACAAGTTCAACCATTTCATCATGAGCAAACTGGAAGAAGCCGGCATCCCGACCCAGATGGAGCGTCTGCTGTCCGACAATGAAGTGCTGGTGAAGAAGCTGGACATGGTGCCGGTGGAGTGCGTGATCCGTAACCGCGCTGCCGGTTCGCTGGTGAAGCGTCTGGGCATCGAAGAAGGCCTGGTGCTGAACCCGCCGCTGTTCGATCTGTTCCTGAAAAACGACGCCATGCACGATCCGATGGTTAACGAATCCTACTGCGAAACCTTCGGCTGGGTGAGCAAAGAACATCTGGCGCGCATGCGCGAGCTGAGCTACCGCGCCAATGACGTGTTGACCAAGCTGTTCGACGACGCCGGTCTGATCCTGGTCGACTTCAAGCTGGAGTTCGGCCTGTTCAACGGCGAAGTGGTGCTGGGTGATGAGTTCTCGCCAGACGGCAGCCGCCTGTGGGACAAAAACACCCTGGACAAGATGGATAAAGACCGTTTCCGTCAAAGCCTGGGCGGCCTGATCGAAGCCTATGAAGAAGTGGCGCGCCGCATCGGCGTGAAGCTCGACTAA
- the bamC gene encoding outer membrane protein assembly factor BamC gives MAYSLQKSTVAKVVGISLVMMLAACSSDQRYKRQVSGDEAYLDAAPLKALNAPSGMILPVQSGNYDVPATTLQGNVGKQLDIRPPVQPLALLSGSRAQYAGDSGTLLLENSPQNQNLWSRVVSLLQAKNIAIASRQDAGQTLTTDWVKWNRLDEDNQYEGRYQISVQQQGYQQALVVKSVGLQQQGKTEQVTDQSEIQRYNGMMINTLIEGLDKQDNLASSQTASRFGALDVQSGADDTGLPMLVVRGPYTVVWDRLPAALEKLGMKVGDRSRPQGTVAVTYKSLSSSDWDALGVKDPELAEGDYKLQVGDLNNRTSLQFIDPKGKPLTQSKNDALVAAFQSAFSKTSVK, from the coding sequence ATGGCTTATTCATTGCAAAAGTCGACGGTAGCAAAAGTAGTGGGCATCTCATTGGTGATGATGCTGGCAGCCTGCAGCAGCGATCAGCGCTACAAGCGTCAGGTCAGCGGCGATGAGGCTTACCTCGACGCGGCTCCGCTCAAGGCGCTGAACGCGCCGTCCGGCATGATCCTGCCGGTCCAGAGCGGCAACTATGACGTTCCCGCCACGACGCTGCAAGGCAACGTCGGCAAGCAACTGGACATTCGTCCGCCGGTGCAGCCGTTGGCGCTGCTGAGCGGTTCACGCGCGCAGTACGCCGGCGACAGCGGCACGCTGTTGCTGGAAAACAGCCCGCAGAACCAGAATCTGTGGTCGCGCGTGGTCAGCCTGCTGCAGGCGAAGAACATCGCGATTGCTTCCCGCCAGGACGCCGGTCAGACCCTGACCACCGACTGGGTGAAGTGGAACCGTCTGGACGAAGACAACCAGTACGAAGGCCGCTATCAGATCAGCGTGCAGCAGCAGGGCTACCAGCAGGCGCTGGTGGTGAAAAGCGTTGGTCTGCAGCAGCAGGGCAAGACCGAGCAGGTGACTGACCAGTCTGAGATTCAGCGCTACAACGGCATGATGATCAACACCCTGATCGAAGGCCTGGACAAGCAGGACAACCTGGCGAGCAGCCAGACGGCCAGCCGCTTCGGCGCGCTGGACGTGCAGAGTGGCGCCGATGACACCGGCCTGCCGATGCTGGTGGTGCGCGGCCCGTATACCGTGGTGTGGGATCGCCTGCCGGCGGCGCTCGAAAAACTGGGGATGAAAGTGGGTGACCGCAGCCGTCCGCAGGGCACCGTCGCCGTGACCTACAAGTCCCTGAGCAGCAGCGATTGGGATGCGTTGGGCGTCAAGGATCCTGAACTGGCGGAAGGCGATTACAAACTGCAGGTCGGCGATCTCAACAACCGCACCAGCCTGCAATTTATCGATCCGAAAGGCAAACCGCTGACCCAGTCGAAAAACGACGCACTGGTGGCGGCATTCCAGTCTGCCTTCAGTAAAACCAGCGTTAAATAA
- a CDS encoding LysE family translocator yields MTLALFAAFWAVSILLVITPGMDWAYVISAGIRGRVVVPAVAGLLFGHLLMIAIVVAGVGALLVGNPLALTALTLLGAAYLLWIGFNMLLHPPVPGAGEDQRSDSWLRWAGKGVCVSGLNPKVFLLFLALLPQFTDARAEWSVPVQMLALGVVHLISCGLVYLLVGFGSQSVLRTRPQAAKVVGRISGAAMIVIALGLLAEQALK; encoded by the coding sequence ATGACGCTCGCCCTGTTTGCCGCTTTTTGGGCGGTGTCGATTTTGTTGGTGATTACCCCGGGTATGGATTGGGCCTATGTGATCTCGGCGGGCATTCGCGGCCGGGTGGTGGTGCCCGCCGTTGCCGGCTTGCTGTTTGGCCATTTGTTGATGATTGCGATCGTCGTGGCGGGCGTCGGCGCGCTGTTGGTCGGCAATCCGCTGGCGCTGACGGCGCTTACCTTGCTGGGGGCGGCTTACCTATTGTGGATCGGTTTCAATATGCTGTTGCACCCGCCGGTGCCAGGCGCCGGTGAAGATCAGCGTTCCGATTCGTGGCTGCGCTGGGCCGGCAAGGGCGTGTGCGTCAGCGGGCTGAACCCCAAGGTGTTTCTGCTGTTTCTGGCGCTGCTGCCGCAGTTTACCGACGCTCGGGCCGAATGGTCGGTGCCGGTGCAGATGCTGGCGTTGGGCGTTGTGCATTTGATCAGCTGCGGCCTGGTGTACCTGCTGGTGGGATTCGGTTCGCAGTCGGTGCTGCGCACGCGCCCGCAGGCCGCGAAGGTCGTGGGGCGCATCTCCGGCGCGGCGATGATCGTCATCGCCCTCGGGCTGCTGGCCGAGCAGGCGCTGAAATAG
- a CDS encoding AI-2E family transporter, with protein sequence MLEMLLQWYRRRFTDPQAIALLVILVAGFLILYFLHGILTPLLVAIVLAYLLEWPTARLQRIGCSRTWAASIMLLVFAGVAMLLVFVVAPTAWQQGINLMSDLPGMLNQFYNFAATLPKRYPALVDAGIIDMMAENLRSRLSGMGESVVKFSLASLVGLLTLAIYLILVPMMMFFLLKDKEQLLNAVRRVLPRNRGLAGQVWNEMNQQITNYIRGKVLEMVIVGVATYLVFAVLDMRYSLLLAVLVGFSVLIPYIGAVLVTIPVVVVALFQWGVGADFWTLIVAYLVVQGLDGNLLVPILFSEAVNLHPLVIILSVIVFGGMWGFWGVFFAIPLATLVKAVIHAWPDELRVEVEDKAD encoded by the coding sequence ATGCTGGAGATGTTATTACAGTGGTACCGCCGCCGCTTCACCGATCCGCAGGCTATCGCGCTGCTGGTGATCCTGGTCGCCGGCTTCCTCATTCTCTATTTTCTGCACGGCATTCTGACCCCGTTGCTGGTCGCCATCGTGCTGGCGTATCTGCTGGAGTGGCCGACCGCGCGCCTGCAGCGCATCGGCTGTTCGCGCACCTGGGCGGCGAGCATCATGCTGTTGGTGTTTGCGGGCGTCGCCATGCTGCTGGTGTTCGTCGTCGCGCCGACCGCCTGGCAGCAAGGCATCAATTTGATGAGCGATCTGCCGGGCATGCTCAATCAGTTCTATAACTTTGCCGCGACGTTGCCGAAGCGTTACCCGGCGCTGGTGGATGCCGGCATCATCGACATGATGGCGGAAAACCTGCGCAGCCGGCTGTCCGGCATGGGCGAATCGGTGGTGAAATTCTCGTTGGCGTCGCTGGTCGGTCTGTTGACGCTGGCCATCTACCTGATCCTGGTGCCGATGATGATGTTCTTCCTGTTGAAGGACAAAGAGCAGCTGTTAAACGCGGTGCGCCGCGTGCTGCCGCGCAATCGCGGCCTGGCGGGGCAGGTTTGGAACGAGATGAATCAGCAGATCACCAATTACATCCGCGGCAAGGTGCTGGAGATGGTGATTGTCGGCGTGGCGACCTACCTGGTGTTCGCCGTGTTGGACATGCGCTACTCGCTGCTGCTGGCGGTGCTGGTGGGCTTCTCGGTATTGATCCCCTACATCGGTGCGGTGCTGGTCACCATACCGGTAGTGGTGGTGGCGCTGTTCCAGTGGGGCGTCGGCGCCGATTTCTGGACGCTGATCGTCGCCTATCTGGTGGTGCAGGGGCTGGACGGCAACCTGCTGGTGCCTATTTTGTTCTCCGAAGCGGTCAACCTGCATCCGCTGGTGATTATCCTGTCGGTGATCGTATTCGGCGGGATGTGGGGTTTTTGGGGCGTGTTTTTCGCCATACCGCTGGCGACGTTGGTGAAGGCGGTGATCCATGCCTGGCCGGATGAACTGCGGGTCGAGGTGGAAGACAAGGCCGACTGA
- the bcp gene encoding thioredoxin-dependent thiol peroxidase has translation MSPLKAGDTAPKFSLPDQDGEEINLADFQGQRVLVYFYPKAMTPGCTVQACGLRDNMDELKKVGVEVLGISTDKPEKLSRFAEKELLNFTLLSDEDHQVSQQFGVWGEKTFMGKTYDGIHRISFLIDAKGKIEKVFDDFKTTNHHDIVLSYLQQ, from the coding sequence ATGAGCCCATTGAAAGCCGGTGACACAGCGCCGAAATTTAGTTTGCCTGACCAGGACGGTGAGGAAATTAATTTGGCCGACTTCCAGGGACAGCGAGTATTGGTCTATTTCTATCCGAAGGCGATGACGCCGGGCTGCACCGTGCAAGCCTGCGGCCTGCGGGACAACATGGACGAATTGAAAAAGGTCGGCGTCGAAGTGCTGGGCATCAGCACCGACAAACCGGAAAAACTGTCGCGCTTCGCCGAAAAGGAGCTGCTCAACTTCACGCTGTTGTCTGATGAAGATCATCAGGTGTCGCAACAGTTTGGCGTGTGGGGCGAGAAAACCTTCATGGGCAAGACCTACGACGGTATTCACCGCATCAGTTTCCTGATCGACGCCAAAGGCAAGATTGAAAAAGTGTTTGATGATTTCAAAACCACCAATCACCACGACATCGTTCTGAGCTACCTGCAGCAGTAA